One Amycolatopsis thermophila DNA segment encodes these proteins:
- a CDS encoding GlsB/YeaQ/YmgE family stress response membrane protein: MTIGGIISAIVVGLIIGALGRLVAPGKQGIPIWLTIIIGIVAAFIGTAIARGIGYADTKGFDWLELITQVVIAAIGVSLAAGLYGRRNLTR; this comes from the coding sequence ATGACTATCGGTGGAATCATCAGCGCGATCGTCGTCGGGCTGATCATCGGCGCGCTGGGTCGCCTGGTCGCACCCGGCAAGCAGGGCATCCCGATCTGGCTCACGATCATCATCGGCATCGTCGCGGCGTTCATCGGCACCGCGATCGCGCGAGGCATCGGCTACGCGGACACCAAGGGCTTCGACTGGCTCGAGCTCATCACCCAGGTGGTCATCGCGGCGATCGGTGTGTCGCTGGCAGCCGGCTTGTACGGCCGGCGAAATCTGACCAGGTAG
- a CDS encoding SRPBCC family protein, producing the protein MSTDNGIIETDGEAAVIRFERHLPHPIEAVWAAITEPAQRLAWFGETVLDTEAGRIEMLPEDPPAAADAKRMTGRILVWDPPHVFEHEWHQRIVEDGVVRYELSETATGTLLRFTHRGLSVRNARGFIPGTHAFFDRLDAHLAGAEPPAWSERYAALAPSYPAWS; encoded by the coding sequence GTGAGCACCGACAACGGCATCATCGAGACCGACGGCGAAGCGGCCGTCATCCGCTTCGAACGGCACCTGCCGCACCCCATCGAGGCCGTCTGGGCGGCGATCACCGAGCCGGCCCAGCGGCTGGCCTGGTTCGGCGAGACGGTGCTGGACACCGAAGCCGGCCGGATCGAGATGCTGCCCGAGGACCCGCCCGCCGCCGCGGACGCCAAGCGCATGACCGGGCGGATCCTGGTGTGGGACCCGCCGCACGTCTTCGAGCACGAGTGGCACCAGCGGATCGTCGAGGACGGCGTGGTGCGTTACGAACTGAGCGAGACTGCGACGGGCACGTTGCTGAGGTTCACCCACCGCGGCCTGTCGGTCCGCAACGCCCGCGGGTTCATCCCGGGCACCCACGCCTTCTTCGACCGCCTCGACGCCCACCTGGCCGGTGCGGAGCCACCCGCCTGGTCGGAGCGCTACGCGGCGCTCGCGCCGTCGTATCCCGCCTGGTCCTGA
- a CDS encoding acyl-CoA dehydrogenase codes for MGHYKSNVRDLEFNLFEVLNVQERLGKGVLADSDEETARGALQELNNLAVGPLAESFADADRNPPVYDPKTFSAKLPESFKKSYQQLWDGEWWRLGLTNDLGGLGLPPTVQWAASELILGANPALFMYMAGPNFAMILDRNGTEEQKRWARIMIERAWGATMVLTEPDAGSDVGAGRTKAVLQEDGSWHLDGVKRFITSADQDMTENIMHLVLARPEGPGIEAKPGTKGLSLFLVPKFHFDSETGELGERNGVFVTNVEHKMGLKVSTTCELTFGQHGTPAKGWLLGEVHDGIAQMFQVIEYARMMVGTKAIATLSTGYLNALEYAKERVQGADLTQMTDKTAPRVTITHHPDVRRSLMLQKAYAEGLRAVYLYTASFQDQVWTGEGDEASLKLAERVNDLLLPIVKGVGSERATEQLVQSLQTLGGSGFLQDYPIEQYIRDSKIDSLYEGTTAIQSQDFFFRKIVRDKGQALGYIANEITKFIESEAGNGRLKNERELLKRALEDVQGMLGSMIGYLTSSQEDVRNLYKVGQHTVRFLMSAGDLLVGWQLLRQAEVALTKLDGASAKDQAFYQGKIAVASFFAKSVLPELTARRAIVEAADNDLMEVPEAAF; via the coding sequence ATGGGCCACTACAAGTCCAACGTGCGAGACCTCGAGTTCAACCTGTTCGAGGTCCTCAACGTCCAGGAGCGCCTCGGCAAGGGGGTCCTCGCGGACTCCGACGAGGAGACCGCGCGCGGCGCGCTGCAGGAGCTCAACAACCTGGCCGTCGGCCCACTGGCCGAGTCCTTCGCCGACGCCGACCGCAACCCGCCGGTCTACGACCCGAAGACCTTCTCGGCCAAGCTGCCCGAGTCGTTCAAGAAGAGCTACCAGCAGCTCTGGGACGGCGAGTGGTGGCGCCTGGGCCTGACCAACGACCTCGGCGGCCTCGGGCTGCCCCCGACCGTGCAGTGGGCCGCGTCCGAGCTGATCCTCGGCGCCAACCCGGCCCTGTTCATGTACATGGCGGGCCCGAACTTCGCGATGATCCTCGACCGCAACGGCACCGAGGAGCAGAAGCGCTGGGCGCGGATCATGATCGAGCGCGCGTGGGGCGCCACGATGGTCCTCACCGAGCCGGACGCCGGTTCGGACGTGGGCGCCGGCCGCACCAAGGCCGTGCTGCAGGAGGACGGCAGCTGGCACCTCGACGGCGTGAAGCGGTTCATCACCTCCGCCGACCAGGACATGACCGAGAACATCATGCACCTGGTGCTGGCCCGCCCCGAGGGACCGGGCATCGAGGCCAAGCCGGGCACCAAGGGCCTGTCGCTGTTCCTCGTGCCGAAGTTCCACTTCGACTCCGAGACCGGCGAACTCGGTGAGCGCAACGGCGTGTTCGTCACCAACGTCGAGCACAAGATGGGCCTCAAGGTCTCCACGACCTGCGAGCTGACCTTCGGCCAGCACGGCACCCCGGCCAAGGGCTGGCTGCTGGGCGAGGTGCACGACGGCATCGCGCAGATGTTCCAGGTCATCGAGTACGCCCGGATGATGGTCGGCACCAAGGCGATCGCCACGCTGTCCACCGGCTACCTCAACGCGCTCGAGTACGCCAAGGAGCGCGTGCAGGGTGCCGACCTGACCCAGATGACCGACAAGACCGCGCCGCGCGTCACCATCACGCACCACCCGGACGTGCGCCGGTCGCTGATGCTGCAGAAGGCCTACGCCGAGGGCCTGCGCGCGGTGTACCTGTACACCGCGTCCTTCCAGGACCAGGTGTGGACCGGCGAGGGCGATGAGGCGTCGCTGAAGCTGGCCGAGCGGGTCAACGACCTGCTGCTGCCGATCGTCAAGGGCGTGGGCTCCGAGCGCGCCACCGAGCAGCTCGTGCAGTCGCTGCAGACGCTGGGCGGCTCGGGCTTCCTGCAGGACTACCCGATCGAGCAGTACATCCGCGACTCGAAGATCGACTCGCTGTACGAGGGCACCACCGCCATCCAGTCGCAGGACTTCTTCTTCCGCAAGATCGTCCGCGACAAGGGGCAGGCGCTCGGCTACATCGCGAACGAGATCACGAAGTTCATCGAGTCCGAGGCGGGCAACGGCCGGCTGAAGAACGAGCGCGAACTGCTCAAGCGCGCCCTCGAGGACGTGCAGGGCATGCTCGGCTCGATGATCGGCTACCTGACCTCGTCGCAGGAGGACGTGCGCAACCTGTACAAGGTCGGCCAGCACACCGTGCGGTTCCTGATGTCCGCCGGTGACCTGCTGGTGGGCTGGCAGCTGCTGCGCCAGGCCGAGGTCGCGCTGACCAAGCTGGACGGCGCGTCGGCCAAGGACCAGGCGTTCTACCAGGGCAAGATCGCGGTGGCGTCGTTCTTCGCGAAGTCGGTGCTGCCCGAGCTGACCGCCCGTCGCGCGATCGTCGAGGCCGCGGACAACGACCTGATGGAGGTCCCGGAAGCGGCGTTCTGA
- a CDS encoding ArsR/SmtB family transcription factor, whose translation MDVFEAVAEPTRRTLLDLLAQGELAAGDLVAAVPDLTQPAVSRHLRILREVGLVDVRPDGQRRIYALRPDGLAEIDKWLGRYRRYWARHLDSLERHLARNQEGHPE comes from the coding sequence GTGGACGTCTTCGAAGCGGTGGCCGAGCCCACCCGTCGTACGCTGCTGGACCTGTTGGCCCAGGGCGAGCTGGCGGCGGGCGATCTGGTCGCCGCGGTGCCCGATCTGACGCAGCCGGCCGTGTCCCGCCACCTGCGGATCCTGCGCGAGGTCGGGCTGGTCGACGTGCGCCCGGACGGGCAGCGCCGGATCTACGCGCTGCGCCCGGACGGGCTGGCCGAGATCGACAAGTGGCTCGGCCGGTACCGCCGCTACTGGGCGCGCCACCTCGACTCCCTCGAGCGCCACCTCGCGCGCAACCAGGAAGGACACCCGGAGTGA
- a CDS encoding GroES family chaperonin, translating to MRARSITGVSEVEKLPDDAAKLEIQMLHDRVLVRVSAEEGERRSSGGIVIPATAQVARRLAWGHVLGVGSNVRNVKVGDRVLFNPEEQFEVEIQGEAYLVMRERDIHAVATERTEHGTGLYL from the coding sequence ATGAGGGCACGTAGCATTACCGGCGTGTCGGAAGTCGAGAAACTGCCGGACGACGCGGCGAAGCTGGAAATCCAGATGTTGCACGACCGCGTCCTGGTCCGGGTCTCCGCGGAGGAGGGTGAGCGCCGCAGCAGTGGCGGCATCGTGATCCCGGCGACGGCCCAGGTGGCGCGCCGTCTCGCGTGGGGACACGTACTGGGGGTAGGCAGTAATGTGCGCAACGTGAAGGTCGGCGACCGCGTGCTCTTCAACCCCGAGGAGCAGTTCGAGGTCGAGATCCAGGGCGAGGCCTACCTGGTGATGCGGGAGCGCGACATCCACGCCGTGGCCACCGAGCGCACGGAGCACGGGACGGGCCTGTACTTGTAA
- a CDS encoding leucine-rich repeat domain-containing protein codes for MDLDHQGLTRLPALPAGLEHLSAYDNELTGLPDELWTLDRLAVLNLAANRLTAIPPAIGRLTALHTLDLGHNQLTDLPDELGDLPNLTEYLYLSDNRLTTLPASLTRLGGLRYLGAADNGLTALPADLSGLRELRELRLYRNDLHELPDSIGSLGKLRELHLRGNHLTTLPDSVGELSDLRYLDLRENDLRTLPAGLARLPLVKLDLRWNRWLATPAWLDDLDDCLVLR; via the coding sequence ATGGACCTCGACCACCAGGGGCTCACCCGGCTGCCTGCCCTGCCGGCGGGACTGGAGCACCTGAGCGCGTACGACAACGAACTCACCGGACTGCCCGACGAGCTGTGGACGCTCGACCGGCTGGCCGTGCTCAACCTCGCCGCGAACCGGCTCACCGCGATCCCGCCCGCCATCGGGCGGCTCACCGCGTTGCACACACTCGACCTCGGCCACAACCAGCTCACCGACCTGCCCGACGAACTGGGCGACCTGCCGAACCTGACCGAGTACCTCTACCTGTCGGACAACCGGCTGACCACGCTGCCCGCGTCGCTGACCCGGCTCGGCGGGCTGCGGTACCTCGGCGCTGCCGACAACGGCCTCACCGCGCTGCCCGCGGACCTCTCCGGCCTGCGCGAGCTGCGGGAACTCCGGCTCTACCGCAACGACCTGCACGAGCTGCCGGACAGCATCGGCTCGCTCGGCAAACTGCGAGAGCTGCACCTGCGCGGCAACCACCTGACGACGCTGCCGGACTCAGTGGGCGAGCTGAGCGACCTGCGCTACCTGGACCTGCGCGAGAACGACCTGCGCACCCTGCCGGCCGGGCTCGCGAGGCTGCCGCTGGTCAAGCTCGACCTGCGCTGGAACCGGTGGCTGGCGACCCCGGCCTGGCTGGACGACCTCGACGACTGCCTGGTTCTTCGTTGA
- a CDS encoding VanW family protein, with the protein MREDQHWPERDVDLPSDPETTAVGPPPPAEFLLDEPLDATEDALVGELLEAGEGPVAPPSPGKRLLARAFMIAGCVLGVGVLLYGVDLIISAGDVPRGVTVAGVEVGGLSRDEAEAKLRRELEPRLTQPVPIEAGDVRTVLDPAQSGLGLDWPSTIAQAGRQPLDPVERVRSFFRTREVGVVTVTDPDELHRSIARLADTRINHPPTEGSIGFVTVPGGDGAVNPYPIEPRDGQTLVDVKGAGDILRATWLDKSGVRLPVALTPVKVTSAGVHSALDRLVAPAVAKPVTLHGDGADAVLKPSAIAAALKFSPADGGALKVEADPAKLQQAVRDPLVTTEKSGKDAQIVFTGDAPVVQPSEDARKIDWNRTFQPLMDVLAKPDGRDLTVRYQTARPRTTTEAANALGIKEVVGEFTTSGLSGPAATNARVMAAEVNGVVLRPGETFSLNARVGARGRSEGYVPAPVNEDGYGPVVLGGGASQFTTTLYNAAYFAGLTDAGHTEHSYHLDRYPVARDAVAVSDSGAAVDLKFTNSLSSGVAIQTSVSGDSVTVKIWGTKQFRVASSTGELSGFQPPPLEPGSGPDCRPSSGQPGFTTSDTRVVYDLATGAEVRRDTRTVQYAPKPAVICGFGVSSEQPGDEPVR; encoded by the coding sequence GTGCGGGAGGACCAGCACTGGCCGGAACGGGACGTCGATCTGCCCTCCGACCCCGAGACCACCGCGGTCGGGCCCCCGCCGCCGGCCGAGTTCCTGCTGGACGAACCGCTCGACGCGACCGAGGACGCCCTGGTCGGCGAGCTCCTGGAAGCCGGTGAAGGCCCGGTCGCGCCCCCGTCACCGGGCAAGCGCCTCCTCGCTCGCGCGTTCATGATCGCCGGCTGCGTCCTGGGGGTCGGCGTGCTGCTGTACGGCGTGGACCTGATCATCAGCGCCGGGGACGTGCCGCGGGGCGTCACCGTCGCCGGGGTCGAGGTCGGCGGCCTGAGCCGCGACGAGGCCGAGGCCAAGCTGCGCCGCGAACTCGAGCCCCGGCTGACCCAGCCGGTCCCCATCGAGGCCGGTGACGTGCGCACCGTGCTCGACCCCGCGCAGTCCGGGCTCGGCCTCGACTGGCCGTCGACCATCGCGCAGGCCGGGCGCCAGCCGCTCGACCCGGTCGAGCGGGTCCGGTCGTTCTTCCGCACGCGGGAGGTCGGCGTGGTCACCGTGACCGACCCGGACGAGCTGCACCGGTCGATCGCGCGCCTGGCCGACACCCGGATCAACCACCCGCCGACCGAGGGCAGCATCGGGTTCGTCACCGTGCCCGGCGGCGACGGCGCGGTGAACCCGTACCCGATCGAGCCGCGCGACGGCCAGACCCTCGTCGACGTCAAGGGCGCGGGCGACATCCTGCGCGCGACCTGGCTGGACAAGAGCGGGGTGCGGCTGCCGGTCGCGCTCACGCCGGTCAAGGTCACCTCGGCGGGCGTGCACTCGGCGCTCGACCGGCTGGTCGCGCCGGCGGTCGCCAAACCGGTCACGCTGCACGGCGACGGCGCCGACGCGGTGCTGAAGCCGTCCGCGATCGCGGCGGCGCTGAAGTTCAGCCCCGCCGACGGCGGGGCGCTCAAGGTCGAGGCGGACCCGGCGAAGCTGCAGCAGGCGGTGCGCGACCCGTTGGTCACCACCGAGAAGAGCGGCAAGGACGCGCAGATCGTGTTCACCGGCGACGCCCCGGTCGTCCAGCCCTCCGAGGACGCGCGCAAGATCGACTGGAACCGGACGTTCCAGCCGCTGATGGACGTGCTCGCGAAGCCGGACGGACGCGACCTGACCGTGCGCTACCAGACGGCCCGGCCCCGGACGACCACCGAGGCGGCGAACGCGCTCGGCATCAAGGAGGTCGTCGGCGAGTTCACCACGAGCGGCCTGTCCGGGCCGGCCGCGACGAACGCGCGGGTCATGGCGGCCGAGGTCAACGGCGTGGTGCTGCGACCCGGCGAGACGTTCAGCCTCAACGCCCGGGTGGGCGCGCGCGGCCGGTCGGAGGGGTACGTGCCGGCGCCGGTGAACGAGGACGGCTACGGCCCGGTGGTGCTCGGCGGCGGCGCGTCGCAGTTCACGACAACCCTGTACAACGCGGCGTACTTCGCGGGCCTGACCGACGCCGGGCACACCGAGCACAGCTACCACCTGGACCGGTACCCGGTCGCGCGGGACGCGGTCGCGGTGTCGGACAGCGGCGCGGCGGTGGACCTCAAGTTCACCAACAGCCTGAGCAGCGGCGTGGCGATCCAGACGTCGGTGTCCGGCGACAGCGTCACCGTGAAGATCTGGGGCACCAAGCAGTTCCGGGTGGCCAGCTCCACCGGTGAGCTGTCGGGCTTCCAGCCGCCCCCGCTGGAGCCCGGATCGGGCCCGGACTGCCGCCCGTCGAGCGGCCAACCGGGATTCACCACGAGCGACACCCGGGTGGTCTACGACCTGGCCACCGGAGCCGAGGTCCGCCGCGACACCCGCACGGTGCAGTACGCCCCGAAACCGGCGGTGATCTGCGGTTTCGGGGTGAGCTCCGAGCAGCCCGGCGACGAACCGGTCCGGTGA